From Tautonia marina, the proteins below share one genomic window:
- a CDS encoding multiheme c-type cytochrome, producing the protein MADQPKGRITDLILVAGLFLVILIGVPWLIAILVPSNGPADVPDSEFVATSYEQYVGPQACNECHPGAYAYYTNSGHARTIRPVTERQIARELDGQTVEDPERPGVLWSYLLSDDRFSVERIEVEECERIPIDYAFGSGHHATTFLTLTDPTPDRPRALEHRLTHLTEGNCLAVTPGQRADSGLDRDGAMGHELTAEETLKCFGCHTTTTSAAGPSELDLTTMIPNVTCERCHGPGRHHIEAARRGDDNLSMPFGYGTWTAEEQMRLCGDCHRHPSKAPPGIIRPDNLQLARFQPVGIMQSPCYTESHGTFSCVSCHNPHDRPQPDHQFYENICINCHKTPTQTAPFDAAPTGCIDCHMPTVDSGQGVLFTDHWIRVREDRLGQGVCTRPGSDASGDPSP; encoded by the coding sequence GTGGCAGACCAACCCAAAGGACGAATCACCGATCTGATTCTGGTCGCGGGTCTCTTTCTTGTGATCCTGATCGGAGTTCCGTGGCTCATCGCCATCCTCGTGCCTTCAAACGGCCCGGCAGACGTTCCCGATTCGGAGTTCGTGGCAACGTCTTACGAGCAGTACGTCGGCCCCCAGGCGTGCAATGAGTGCCACCCCGGAGCCTATGCCTATTACACGAACTCGGGGCATGCTCGCACGATTCGCCCCGTGACCGAGCGGCAGATTGCCCGAGAGCTCGACGGGCAGACGGTTGAAGATCCCGAACGGCCAGGCGTCCTCTGGAGCTACCTTCTCAGTGACGATCGCTTCTCTGTGGAACGCATCGAAGTAGAGGAATGCGAGCGTATTCCGATCGATTATGCCTTCGGTTCGGGCCACCACGCGACCACGTTCTTGACCCTGACCGACCCGACGCCGGATCGTCCCCGAGCGCTCGAGCACCGTCTGACGCATTTGACCGAAGGCAACTGCCTTGCCGTCACTCCGGGACAACGGGCGGACTCGGGCCTCGATCGGGATGGAGCGATGGGTCATGAATTGACTGCGGAAGAAACGCTCAAATGCTTTGGCTGCCATACGACGACCACGTCCGCCGCCGGCCCTTCAGAGCTCGATCTGACCACCATGATTCCCAACGTCACCTGCGAGCGCTGTCATGGACCGGGACGGCACCACATCGAAGCCGCTCGACGCGGTGACGACAACCTTTCCATGCCCTTTGGCTACGGCACCTGGACGGCCGAGGAGCAGATGAGACTTTGCGGCGACTGCCACCGCCACCCCAGCAAGGCCCCCCCGGGCATCATCCGGCCCGACAACCTCCAGCTCGCCCGGTTTCAGCCGGTCGGAATCATGCAGTCGCCCTGTTACACCGAGAGCCACGGAACGTTCAGCTGTGTCTCGTGCCACAACCCCCACGACCGACCTCAACCAGACCATCAATTTTATGAGAATATTTGTATAAATTGCCACAAAACGCCGACGCAGACCGCTCCCTTCGACGCGGCCCCGACCGGGTGCATTGATTGCCACATGCCCACCGTGGACTCGGGTCAGGGGGTGCTCTTTACCGACCACTGGATCCGGGTCAGGGAGGACCGGCTCGGTCAGGGCGTCTGTACCCGGCCGGGGTCGGATGCCTCGGGAGACCCTTCACCATGA